One Corynebacterium efficiens YS-314 DNA segment encodes these proteins:
- the atpB gene encoding F0F1 ATP synthase subunit A has protein sequence MKGEFHAPNLDDEFFPGHVTESGEVVDMLFTDFANGWFALDRLMLIRLLMAAIVVIFFLWAMRKPKLIPHGVQNFAEYALDFVRIHIAEDILGKKEGRRFLPIIATIFFATLMMNAATIIPGLNISPNARIGMPLVMALAGYIAFIYAGSKRYGFFKYVKSSVVVPNIPPLLHILVVPIEFFSTFILRPVTLALRLMANFLAGHLILVLLYSATNFFFWQMNGWTAMSGVTIAAGILFTIYEVIIIFLQAYIFALLVAVYIELSLHADSH, from the coding sequence ATGAAGGGCGAATTCCACGCCCCGAACTTGGACGACGAATTTTTCCCGGGGCACGTAACCGAAAGTGGCGAAGTGGTGGACATGCTGTTCACAGACTTCGCCAATGGTTGGTTCGCACTTGATCGCCTGATGCTGATCCGTCTTCTGATGGCAGCCATCGTGGTGATCTTCTTCCTTTGGGCCATGCGCAAGCCAAAGCTGATTCCGCATGGTGTCCAGAATTTTGCAGAGTATGCACTCGATTTCGTCCGCATCCACATCGCTGAGGACATTCTCGGAAAGAAGGAAGGCCGTCGGTTCCTGCCGATCATCGCCACCATCTTCTTCGCGACCCTCATGATGAACGCTGCGACGATCATTCCGGGACTCAATATCTCGCCGAACGCACGAATCGGCATGCCGCTCGTGATGGCTCTGGCTGGATATATCGCGTTTATCTACGCGGGTTCCAAGCGCTACGGATTCTTCAAGTATGTGAAGTCCTCCGTGGTCGTCCCGAATATTCCACCATTGCTTCACATCCTGGTGGTTCCCATCGAGTTCTTCTCGACGTTCATCCTGAGGCCAGTCACCCTGGCCCTGCGTCTGATGGCCAATTTCCTGGCCGGTCACCTCATCCTGGTTCTGCTGTACTCCGCCACGAACTTCTTCTTCTGGCAGATGAACGGCTGGACCGCGATGTCCGGTGTCACCATTGCCGCAGGTATCCTCTTCACCATCTACGAGGTCATCATCATCTTCCTGCAGGCGTACATCTTCGCCCTGCTGGTTGCGGTGTACATTGAACTCTCGTTGCATGCGGATTCTCACTAG
- a CDS encoding tetratricopeptide repeat protein has protein sequence MTTPGRFASGAIDLGEVKARAEARQKNHEAGPASHGIATSITVTMDNLENEVLRRSIQVPVIVLIGTSRSPVSEQLRTDFTTLADKSGLSFIFAYVDADTTPDVAQVFGVQGLPTTIAVAAGRPLADFQGGQPAEAIEQWVNSVIQAVGPQLEGLPEGAPAAESVAPEDPRLDAATDALNTGNFEEAIRIYEEILAEEPKNTEIKQARDIAMLMSRLGSTPGDTDVIAEADADPGDPDKVFAAADAEIVAGNPEAAFNRLIALLTRTAGKEKDAVKNRLIELFGLFDATDPRVLSARGRMASALY, from the coding sequence GTGACCACACCCGGCCGTTTTGCCAGTGGCGCCATTGATCTGGGCGAGGTGAAGGCCCGTGCCGAGGCCCGCCAGAAGAACCACGAGGCGGGACCCGCCTCCCATGGGATCGCCACGTCCATCACCGTCACCATGGACAATCTAGAAAATGAGGTGTTGCGCCGATCCATCCAGGTGCCCGTCATTGTTTTGATCGGAACCTCGCGCAGCCCGGTGTCGGAACAGCTCAGAACTGATTTCACCACCCTGGCCGACAAGTCGGGGCTGTCTTTCATCTTCGCGTATGTCGACGCCGACACCACCCCTGACGTGGCCCAGGTATTCGGGGTACAGGGCCTGCCGACCACCATCGCGGTGGCCGCCGGACGGCCACTGGCGGATTTCCAGGGCGGCCAGCCCGCGGAAGCCATCGAGCAGTGGGTCAATTCCGTCATCCAGGCCGTCGGCCCGCAGCTGGAGGGACTGCCTGAGGGTGCCCCAGCCGCAGAGTCTGTCGCGCCGGAGGACCCGCGTCTCGACGCTGCCACCGACGCCCTCAACACCGGCAACTTCGAGGAGGCGATCAGGATCTATGAGGAGATCCTCGCCGAGGAACCGAAGAACACCGAGATCAAGCAGGCCCGGGACATCGCCATGCTGATGAGTCGTCTGGGGTCCACCCCCGGGGACACCGATGTCATTGCCGAGGCCGACGCGGATCCCGGCGACCCGGACAAGGTCTTCGCCGCGGCTGATGCGGAGATCGTCGCGGGTAACCCCGAGGCGGCCTTCAACCGGCTCATCGCCCTCCTGACCCGGACCGCGGGCAAGGAGAAGGATGCGGTGAAGAATCGTCTCATCGAGCTCTTCGGACTATTTGACGCAACCGATCCCCGGGTGCTCAGCGCACGCGGGCGGATGGCCAGCGCCCTCTACTAG
- a CDS encoding F0F1 ATP synthase subunit epsilon — MAEITVELVSVERMLWSGQASIVTAQTTEGEIGVLPDHEPMLGQLVENGVVTIQPTDGDRLVAGVQGGFLSVSKEKVTILADFAVWAHEVDSASAEADLNSDDELAKARAEAGLRAVRRSSEGL; from the coding sequence ATGGCTGAAATCACCGTTGAACTGGTGTCTGTCGAGCGCATGCTCTGGTCGGGTCAGGCCAGCATCGTGACCGCTCAGACCACCGAGGGTGAGATCGGCGTGCTGCCCGATCACGAGCCGATGCTCGGCCAGCTGGTCGAGAACGGTGTCGTGACCATCCAGCCCACGGACGGCGACAGGCTTGTTGCCGGCGTGCAGGGTGGATTCCTCTCCGTATCCAAGGAAAAGGTGACGATCCTCGCGGACTTCGCCGTCTGGGCGCATGAGGTTGATTCCGCATCCGCCGAGGCTGATCTGAATTCGGACGACGAGCTGGCCAAGGCACGTGCCGAGGCCGGGCTGCGCGCGGTCCGCCGCAGCAGCGAAGGTCTCTAG
- the mce gene encoding methylmalonyl-CoA epimerase, which yields MTENPQAIDIPHEYVVCLDHVGIAVPDLDAAVEFYRSAFGWVNHHQETNEEQGVTEAMVGPKNMTDTDGMLQLLAPLNEESTIAKFIEKKGPGLQQMCLRTHHLDELSDYLRKQNIRLLYDTPKIGTGGARINFVHPKDAGGVLLELTEPAK from the coding sequence ATGACTGAAAACCCCCAAGCCATTGATATCCCCCACGAGTACGTCGTCTGCCTTGATCACGTCGGCATCGCCGTCCCTGATCTCGATGCCGCCGTCGAGTTCTACCGCAGTGCATTCGGGTGGGTCAACCACCATCAGGAGACCAACGAGGAGCAGGGCGTGACCGAAGCCATGGTCGGCCCGAAGAACATGACCGACACCGACGGCATGCTCCAGCTGCTCGCACCGCTGAATGAGGAATCCACCATCGCCAAGTTCATCGAGAAGAAGGGGCCGGGCCTGCAGCAGATGTGCCTGCGCACCCACCACCTCGATGAACTGTCCGACTACCTGCGCAAGCAGAATATCCGCCTGCTCTATGACACCCCGAAGATCGGCACGGGCGGAGCCCGCATCAACTTCGTCCACCCCAAGGATGCCGGTGGCGTGCTGCTGGAACTGACCGAGCCCGCGAAGTAG
- a CDS encoding F0F1 ATP synthase subunit B, with the protein MANPIYILAHANAEYLPLESGNSILLPKAYDIVWSLIPFLIILFVFWKFVLPKFQEVLTEREDRIKGGIQRAEAAQAEAKAALEKYNAQLAEARTEAAEIREQARERGKQIEVEMKAKAEEESNRIIEAGTKQLMAQREQVVNELRREMGQNSINLAEHLLGDQLSDDVKRSGTIDRFLADLDTVAPNGK; encoded by the coding sequence ATGGCGAATCCTATCTATATCCTTGCGCACGCAAATGCGGAGTACCTTCCTCTTGAGAGCGGTAACTCCATTCTGCTGCCCAAGGCCTATGACATCGTCTGGTCCCTCATCCCGTTTCTGATCATCCTGTTCGTCTTCTGGAAGTTTGTTCTTCCGAAGTTCCAGGAGGTCCTGACTGAGCGTGAGGACCGGATCAAGGGAGGCATTCAGCGTGCCGAGGCCGCACAGGCCGAGGCGAAGGCTGCCCTTGAAAAGTACAACGCACAGCTCGCTGAGGCCCGCACCGAAGCTGCTGAGATCCGTGAGCAGGCGCGTGAGCGCGGCAAGCAGATCGAGGTAGAAATGAAGGCGAAGGCCGAAGAAGAGAGCAACCGCATCATCGAGGCTGGAACGAAGCAGCTCATGGCACAGCGCGAGCAGGTCGTCAACGAACTGCGCCGCGAAATGGGCCAGAACTCGATCAACCTCGCCGAGCACCTTCTCGGAGACCAGCTCTCCGACGATGTCAAGCGCTCCGGCACCATTGATCGCTTCCTCGCCGACCTCGACACCGTGGCACCGAACGGAAAGTGA
- a CDS encoding DUF2550 domain-containing protein: MEFIITALVIIALLAVVLAAWRFFTLRSRGTTVILRRLPQTGVHGWRHGSLRYNGNDLEYFKLRSLSPMADIIFNRRSVELLNRREPTTDEAVFMSSDTRILHVRSKDAEMEMAMDGYGEMAFTAWLEAARDARTENTLTAADFLKNQNRNDTRKGRS; this comes from the coding sequence GTGGAATTCATTATTACGGCCCTGGTGATCATCGCGCTTCTTGCTGTCGTGCTCGCGGCGTGGCGTTTTTTCACCCTGCGCTCCCGGGGCACCACGGTCATCCTGCGTCGCCTCCCTCAGACCGGGGTCCATGGCTGGCGTCATGGTTCCCTGCGCTACAACGGCAATGACCTGGAGTACTTCAAGCTGCGCTCCCTGTCGCCCATGGCCGATATCATCTTCAACCGCCGATCGGTGGAACTCCTGAACCGTCGGGAGCCGACCACCGATGAGGCGGTTTTCATGTCCTCCGACACCCGCATCCTGCATGTTCGGTCGAAGGATGCGGAGATGGAGATGGCGATGGATGGTTATGGTGAGATGGCCTTCACCGCATGGCTGGAGGCCGCCCGTGACGCCCGGACGGAAAACACCCTCACCGCTGCTGATTTCCTCAAGAATCAGAACCGCAATGACACCCGGAAGGGACGTTCCTGA
- a CDS encoding ATP synthase F0 subunit C, whose amino-acid sequence MNEIILAQADTVAAVADYRAVGYGIATIGPGIGIGILVGKALEGMARQPEMAGQLRTTMFLGIAFVEALALIGLVAGFLFV is encoded by the coding sequence ATGAACGAAATCATCCTGGCTCAGGCTGACACTGTTGCTGCAGTCGCTGACTACCGTGCAGTTGGCTACGGTATCGCTACCATCGGCCCCGGCATCGGCATCGGCATCCTGGTCGGCAAGGCACTCGAGGGCATGGCACGTCAGCCTGAGATGGCCGGACAGCTCCGTACCACCATGTTCCTGGGCATCGCCTTCGTTGAGGCCCTGGCACTGATCGGCCTCGTTGCTGGCTTCCTCTTCGTTTAA
- a CDS encoding F0F1 ATP synthase subunit gamma yields MANLRELRDRIRSVNSTKKITKAQELIATSRITKAQGRVAAAAPYAEEIQKVLERLASASSLDHPMLREREGGKRAAVLVVSSDRGMAGGYNHNVFKKAAELEKLLAEQGYEVVRYVTGSKGVGYYKFREDYVAGAWTGFSQDPDWNATHDVRRHLIDGFTATSDGTAKWRDGLNVAEGQEIQGFDQVHVVYTEFVSMLTQKPVVHQLLPVEPVIEDDIFERGESALSDGKNEIEPDYEFEPDADTLLEALLPQYISRRLFSIFLEAAAAESASRRNAMKSATDNATELVKDLSRVANAARQAQITQEITEIVGGAGALSGSGESD; encoded by the coding sequence ATGGCTAATCTTCGCGAACTGCGTGACCGGATCCGTTCGGTCAACTCAACCAAGAAGATCACCAAGGCTCAGGAGCTGATCGCCACCTCACGCATCACCAAGGCACAGGGTCGCGTCGCGGCAGCTGCGCCGTACGCCGAGGAGATCCAGAAGGTTCTGGAGCGTCTCGCGTCGGCAAGCTCCCTCGACCACCCGATGCTGCGTGAGCGTGAAGGCGGCAAGCGAGCCGCCGTGCTCGTGGTCTCCTCGGACCGCGGCATGGCTGGTGGCTACAACCACAACGTGTTCAAGAAGGCTGCGGAGCTGGAGAAGCTCCTCGCCGAGCAGGGATACGAAGTGGTTCGTTATGTCACCGGTAGTAAGGGCGTGGGCTACTACAAGTTCCGCGAGGACTACGTCGCAGGTGCCTGGACCGGATTCTCACAGGATCCGGACTGGAATGCCACCCACGATGTCCGTCGCCACCTGATTGATGGCTTCACCGCCACCTCGGATGGCACGGCGAAGTGGCGCGATGGACTGAACGTGGCTGAAGGCCAGGAGATCCAGGGCTTCGACCAGGTTCACGTGGTCTACACCGAATTCGTTTCCATGCTGACTCAGAAGCCGGTGGTGCACCAGCTGCTGCCGGTCGAGCCGGTTATTGAAGACGATATCTTCGAACGTGGCGAGAGCGCTCTTTCCGATGGCAAGAACGAAATCGAGCCGGATTACGAATTCGAACCGGACGCGGACACTCTGCTGGAGGCTCTGCTTCCGCAGTACATCTCCCGTAGGCTGTTCTCCATCTTCCTGGAGGCAGCCGCTGCAGAGTCCGCTTCACGTCGAAACGCGATGAAGTCTGCAACTGACAACGCAACGGAACTGGTCAAGGACCTTTCCCGAGTGGCCAACGCGGCTCGTCAGGCACAGATTACCCAGGAAATCACAGAGATTGTCGGTGGCGCTGGTGCGCTGTCCGGCAGCGGAGAAAGTGACTAG
- a CDS encoding F0F1 ATP synthase subunit delta, producing MHAASREALAKVSSDLDTALKADNTVAVAAQAGTELFDVVEVLDGDRGLRVAVADSSKDAQQRVGLIGAVFGGKVSQVTLEILKDAAEQTWSTPREFRTGLVGLGRRALLRSAEMQGQLGRVEDELFRLSRILDRESQLTQLLSDRTQDSAARRDLLAKVLYGKVTSVTEALALQVIGRPEHNPIDDVAALAAAAAKLQGRSVAHVVSAVDLNDGQQQALADKLGRIYGRAMSIHSEVDTSLLGGMVIRVGDEVIDGSTSGKLERLRATFA from the coding sequence ATGCACGCAGCGAGCCGTGAGGCACTAGCAAAGGTATCGTCCGATCTGGACACTGCCCTCAAGGCAGACAACACCGTCGCAGTTGCCGCCCAGGCCGGAACCGAGCTGTTCGACGTCGTCGAGGTTCTCGACGGCGACCGCGGTCTGCGTGTCGCAGTGGCTGATTCCTCGAAGGACGCGCAGCAGCGCGTCGGCCTCATTGGGGCCGTGTTCGGTGGAAAGGTTTCCCAGGTCACTCTCGAGATCCTCAAGGATGCCGCAGAGCAGACCTGGTCAACCCCACGCGAGTTCCGCACCGGACTCGTTGGTCTCGGCCGTCGCGCCCTGCTCCGCTCAGCGGAGATGCAGGGTCAGCTCGGCCGGGTGGAGGACGAACTGTTCCGTCTCAGCCGGATCCTTGATCGTGAAAGCCAGCTGACACAGCTGCTCTCCGATCGCACCCAGGACTCGGCTGCCCGCCGCGACCTGCTGGCCAAGGTGCTGTACGGCAAGGTGACCTCTGTTACCGAAGCCCTCGCACTCCAGGTCATCGGTCGCCCCGAGCACAATCCGATCGACGATGTTGCCGCACTGGCAGCCGCTGCAGCCAAGCTGCAGGGCCGTTCCGTGGCACACGTTGTCTCCGCGGTTGATCTCAACGATGGACAGCAGCAGGCGCTGGCTGACAAGCTGGGACGAATTTACGGTCGTGCGATGAGCATCCACTCCGAGGTTGATACCAGCCTCCTCGGTGGCATGGTCATCCGCGTCGGAGACGAAGTTATTGACGGAAGCACCTCGGGCAAGCTCGAGCGCCTCCGCGCAACCTTCGCTTAA
- the atpA gene encoding F0F1 ATP synthase subunit alpha, translating to MAELTISSDEIRSAIANYTSSYSAEASREEVGVVISAADGIAQVSGLPSVMANELLEFPGGVIGVAQNLDTDSVGVVVLGNYELLKEGDQVRRTGDVLSIPVGEKFLGRVINPLGQPIDGLGEIVAEEDRVLELQAPSVLERQPVEEPMATGIKAIDAMTPIGRGQRQLIIGDRKTGKTAVCVDTILNQKANWETGDKTKQVRCIYVAIGQKGSTIAALRKTLEEQGALEYTTIVAAPASDAAGFKWLAPFAGAALAQHWMYQGNHVLVIYDDLTKQAEAYRAISLLLRRPPGREAYPGDVFYLHSRLLERAAKLSDDLGAGSITALPIIETKANDVSAFIPTNVISITDGQVFLESDLFNRGVRPAINVGISVSRVGGAAQTKGMKKVAGSLRLDLAAYRDLEAFATFASDLDAASKAQLERGQRLVQLLIQSENAPQAVEYQIISLWLAGEGAFDNVPVDDVRRFETELHEYLGSNAPQVYEQIAGGAVLSDESKETLLQATEQFKGTFQTTDGTRIINEPEVDALDAGQVRKDQLTVSRKVGK from the coding sequence ATGGCGGAGCTGACGATCTCCTCCGATGAGATCCGTAGCGCGATTGCGAACTACACCTCGAGCTACTCCGCGGAGGCCTCCCGTGAGGAGGTCGGCGTGGTTATTTCGGCCGCTGACGGTATTGCCCAGGTTTCGGGCCTCCCGTCTGTTATGGCGAACGAGCTCCTGGAATTCCCGGGCGGCGTCATCGGCGTCGCACAGAACCTCGACACCGATTCCGTCGGCGTCGTGGTCCTGGGTAACTACGAGCTACTGAAGGAAGGCGACCAGGTTCGTCGTACGGGAGACGTTCTGTCTATCCCCGTCGGCGAGAAATTCCTGGGTCGCGTCATCAACCCACTTGGCCAGCCAATTGATGGCCTGGGCGAAATCGTGGCTGAAGAGGACCGTGTCCTCGAGCTGCAGGCACCCTCCGTGCTTGAGCGCCAGCCGGTCGAAGAGCCCATGGCTACCGGCATCAAGGCTATCGATGCAATGACCCCGATCGGCCGTGGACAGCGACAGCTGATCATTGGCGACCGTAAGACCGGTAAGACCGCGGTCTGTGTCGATACCATCCTCAACCAGAAGGCCAACTGGGAGACCGGCGACAAGACGAAGCAGGTTCGCTGCATCTACGTCGCCATCGGTCAGAAGGGCTCCACCATTGCAGCCCTGCGCAAGACCCTCGAGGAGCAGGGCGCTCTGGAGTACACCACCATCGTGGCTGCTCCCGCCTCCGACGCCGCCGGCTTCAAGTGGCTCGCACCATTTGCCGGCGCTGCTCTCGCCCAGCACTGGATGTACCAGGGCAACCACGTCCTGGTCATCTACGATGATCTGACCAAGCAGGCTGAGGCCTACCGTGCCATCTCCCTGCTGCTGCGCCGCCCACCGGGCCGCGAGGCATACCCGGGTGACGTCTTCTACCTGCACTCCCGTCTGCTGGAGCGCGCTGCGAAGCTGTCCGATGATCTCGGTGCCGGTTCCATCACCGCACTGCCGATCATTGAGACCAAGGCCAACGACGTCTCCGCCTTCATTCCTACCAACGTGATCTCGATCACCGATGGTCAGGTATTCCTTGAGTCCGACCTGTTCAACCGTGGTGTCCGTCCGGCGATCAACGTCGGTATCTCGGTCTCCCGTGTGGGTGGTGCAGCTCAGACCAAGGGCATGAAGAAGGTTGCCGGTTCACTCCGTCTGGACCTGGCTGCCTACCGTGACCTCGAGGCATTCGCCACCTTCGCCTCTGACCTGGACGCTGCGTCCAAGGCTCAGCTCGAGCGTGGTCAGCGTCTGGTTCAGCTGCTCATCCAGTCTGAGAATGCACCTCAGGCTGTTGAGTACCAGATCATCTCCCTGTGGCTCGCAGGCGAGGGCGCCTTCGACAACGTTCCCGTCGATGACGTCCGTCGCTTCGAGACCGAACTGCATGAGTACCTCGGCTCCAACGCCCCACAGGTGTACGAGCAGATCGCCGGCGGCGCTGTCCTGTCCGACGAGTCCAAGGAGACCCTGCTCCAGGCCACCGAGCAGTTCAAGGGCACCTTCCAGACCACTGATGGTACCCGTATCATCAATGAGCCTGAGGTTGATGCCCTCGACGCTGGTCAGGTCCGCAAGGACCAGCTCACCGTCTCCCGCAAGGTCGGCAAGTAG
- the atpD gene encoding F0F1 ATP synthase subunit beta has protein sequence MTTALTEQNAQQAATAGRVVRVIGAVVDVEFPRGELPALYNALTAEVTLESVAKTVVLEVAQHLGDNLIRTIAMAPTDGMVRGATVTDTGKPISVPVGDVVKGHVFNALGDCLDVPGLGRDGEQWGIHREPPSFDQLEGKTEILETGIKVIDLLTPYVKGGKIGLFGGAGVGKTVLIQEMITRIAREFSGTSVFAGVGERTREGTDLFLEMEEMGVLQDTALVFGQMDEPPGVRMRVALSGLTMAEYFRDVQNQDVLLFIDNIFRFTQAGSEVSTLLGRMPSAVGYQPTLADEMGVLQERITSTKGRSITSLQAVYVPADDYTDPAPATTFAHLDATTELDRSIASKGIYPAVNPLTSTSRILEPSIVGERHYEVSQRVIGILQKNKELQDIIAILGMDELSEEDKITVARARRLERFLGQNFFVAEKFTGLPGSYVPLADTIDAFERICNGDFDHYPEQAFNGLGGLDDVEAAYKKLTGK, from the coding sequence ATGACTACAGCTCTTACAGAGCAGAACGCACAGCAGGCAGCTACTGCCGGCCGTGTCGTGCGTGTCATTGGCGCGGTCGTCGACGTGGAGTTCCCCCGCGGCGAGCTGCCGGCACTGTACAACGCACTGACTGCCGAGGTTACCCTCGAATCAGTCGCCAAGACCGTTGTCCTCGAGGTTGCTCAGCACCTCGGCGACAACCTCATCCGTACCATCGCCATGGCACCCACCGACGGCATGGTCCGTGGTGCAACCGTGACCGATACCGGTAAGCCGATTTCCGTGCCTGTCGGTGACGTCGTCAAGGGCCACGTCTTCAACGCCCTCGGTGACTGCTTGGACGTTCCCGGCCTCGGCCGTGACGGCGAGCAGTGGGGCATCCACCGCGAGCCGCCGTCATTCGACCAGCTCGAGGGTAAGACCGAGATCCTGGAGACCGGCATCAAGGTCATCGACCTGCTGACCCCGTACGTCAAGGGCGGCAAGATCGGTCTGTTCGGTGGTGCCGGTGTCGGCAAGACCGTTCTGATCCAGGAGATGATCACCCGTATCGCCCGCGAGTTCTCCGGTACCTCGGTGTTCGCTGGTGTGGGTGAGCGTACCCGTGAGGGTACCGACCTCTTCCTCGAGATGGAGGAGATGGGCGTGCTCCAGGACACCGCTCTGGTGTTCGGTCAGATGGATGAGCCGCCGGGAGTCCGTATGCGCGTGGCTCTGTCCGGTCTGACCATGGCGGAGTACTTCCGCGATGTCCAGAACCAGGACGTTCTGCTGTTCATCGACAACATCTTCCGTTTCACCCAGGCAGGTTCCGAGGTGTCCACCCTTCTGGGTCGTATGCCTTCCGCCGTGGGTTACCAGCCGACCCTGGCTGACGAGATGGGTGTTCTCCAGGAGCGCATCACCTCCACCAAGGGCCGTTCGATCACCTCTCTGCAGGCCGTTTACGTCCCTGCCGATGACTACACCGACCCGGCTCCGGCGACCACCTTCGCCCACCTGGATGCCACCACCGAGCTTGACCGCTCGATCGCATCGAAGGGTATCTACCCCGCGGTGAACCCGCTGACCTCGACTTCTCGTATCCTCGAGCCGTCGATCGTCGGTGAGCGTCACTACGAGGTGTCCCAGCGCGTGATCGGTATCCTGCAGAAGAACAAGGAACTCCAGGACATCATCGCCATCCTCGGTATGGACGAGCTGTCTGAAGAGGACAAGATCACCGTGGCCCGCGCCCGTCGTCTCGAGCGCTTCCTCGGCCAGAACTTCTTCGTTGCGGAGAAGTTCACCGGTCTGCCTGGTTCCTACGTGCCGCTGGCTGACACCATCGATGCCTTCGAGCGCATCTGCAACGGCGACTTCGACCACTACCCGGAGCAGGCATTCAACGGTCTGGGTGGCCTGGACGACGTCGAGGCTGCGTACAAGAAGCTGACCGGAAAGTAG
- a CDS encoding thiamine-binding protein: protein MLIAFSVAPTVTDNPNAEMADAVTEAIRVVRESGLPNETNAMFTLIEGEWDEVFDVVKRATEAVSRVSPRTSLVIKADIRPGYTNTLTRKVEAVEERLSGDQ, encoded by the coding sequence ATGCTCATCGCCTTTTCAGTTGCCCCAACCGTAACCGACAACCCCAACGCGGAGATGGCCGATGCTGTCACCGAGGCCATCCGTGTGGTCAGGGAATCAGGTCTGCCCAATGAGACCAATGCCATGTTCACACTCATCGAGGGGGAGTGGGACGAAGTGTTCGATGTGGTCAAACGCGCCACGGAGGCTGTCTCCCGGGTATCTCCGCGTACCTCCCTGGTCATCAAGGCTGATATCCGCCCGGGTTATACCAATACCCTCACCCGCAAGGTGGAAGCCGTCGAGGAGCGTCTGTCCGGTGATCAGTAG
- the nucS gene encoding endonuclease NucS, translated as MRLVIARCSVDYIGRLEAHLPMADRLLMVKADGSVSIHADDRAYKPLNWMTPPCTLTETPITDEDGEEVGVHLWVVENKKGEQLRITVEKIHSELSHDLGVDPGLVKDGVEDHLQELLAEHITTLGEGYTLVRREYPTAIGPVDILCRDADGQTVAVEIKRRGNIDGVEQLSRYLELLNRDELLKPVQGVFAAQEIKPQARTLAEDRGIRCVTLDYQTLRGIESNELTLF; from the coding sequence ATGCGTCTTGTCATTGCCCGTTGTTCAGTTGATTATATAGGCCGTCTTGAAGCCCATCTCCCCATGGCGGATCGCCTCCTGATGGTCAAGGCGGATGGTTCAGTCTCCATCCACGCCGATGACCGGGCCTACAAGCCCCTCAACTGGATGACACCTCCCTGCACCCTCACCGAGACCCCCATCACCGATGAGGATGGTGAGGAGGTGGGTGTCCACCTCTGGGTGGTGGAGAACAAGAAGGGGGAGCAGCTGCGCATCACCGTCGAGAAGATCCACTCCGAGCTGTCCCATGATCTGGGCGTGGACCCCGGCCTGGTCAAGGACGGCGTGGAGGATCATCTGCAGGAGCTGCTCGCGGAACACATCACCACCCTCGGTGAGGGATACACCCTGGTGCGCCGGGAGTACCCGACCGCAATCGGGCCCGTGGATATTCTCTGCCGTGATGCTGATGGGCAGACCGTCGCCGTGGAGATCAAACGCCGCGGAAATATCGACGGTGTGGAGCAGCTGAGCCGGTACCTGGAACTGCTCAACAGGGATGAACTGCTCAAACCCGTCCAGGGGGTGTTCGCGGCGCAGGAGATCAAGCCCCAGGCCCGCACCCTCGCAGAGGACCGTGGTATCCGGTGCGTCACCCTGGACTACCAGACCCTGCGCGGCATCGAATCCAACGAGCTCACACTGTTCTAG